GTATTGAGGTCTTGAGGCATTGTGAAGaatgatgttttgtgtttgggCAGGGTTCCTCACATGCACAGACAAGGGACATATCTTGACAGTTGCATGTTTCATTCCTCACAACCATACTGGCCATGCTGTTTCCGGTCACCCAGATTAATAGTAGTTGTGCAACTTATAATCACGAAAACACTGCGATATGAAATGGGTACATTCATGCGTTTAAAAACAGTTTCAATTTTACTTTGAATTCTGCAATTTTATCATCAGGTAATGATTAACCAGTGGATTGACTGGAGTCCAGTCTTGTCCTTCTCAGTGAGTTTCTCATGCAACACTTTAAAGATATTTTCTAAATCAGTGGATGGTTCAAGCACATTGTCTTTGGCAGATGCATGTACTTGACCAGTTGCACACAAGTAATAAAACGTATATTATTTTATATGTCTTACTAAGAATAGAACTTTAACAAATACCTCAGAATTGTGTTGAGATGTGAAATTCAGTAGTGCTGAAATCTGTATATATTGTAATAGGATGAGTCTGACCATCAgtggactttgcgttgtgtatttttaaaaggTGTTATATGAAAACTCTAATGGCCAAGCTCGTACTACTGACCCAGGTTCTTTCCACTCTTTGTTGCGGGGTGAAGGACAACTGAACACAATATAGCTTCAACAAAGAATATTTATTATAATACCACAGTATTGATAATTGCACTTATAGGAACGTTAATGTTTTACATTACGAGTAGCACGAAAACATCACACAGAAGCATGTCAGTACACTATTCCCACATCTAATGCCAACCTAAGATCTGCTGTAAAGAGAGTTCACTGCCAATACATCAATCTGCCACAATGTCTTGCAGTTAATATTCAAGAGTTGGTTTGAGTTGATCCACATGAACAGTAACAACTCTTGATCTTCAACTTTTCTGTATCCTATACACTAAAGATGTCATTTTATACATCTTCCAATGTTCAGACGTAAACAACCTCcgggggcatgacttatgacgctcttttgcagtggcgatcttttctttaaaaaaataatctatAGCTCCAACAACACCTAATACCCAAAcacattcaacacgggtggtcaaagatggataattatgaaaatgaagacagtagaaactaaaaacaaaactcaccgagatggGTGCTAtttccagtgacgccatgttttgatttgtgagtttcaggacgcgacTAACAAATCATGGAACGGAGCCGACAAATCTCCAAacatggccgagcgtgtttcaagtattaccgacattgtttccgataggggcgttgtgtttatgCTATTACTGCTAAACTAccaatatcgctgcaattgtttcacaagtgggctgcgtttgtttacatttgagatgcaagtccttcaaatttgctgtaattccttccattacttagggGTCCTGATTTAGTTTTGTAATAATCATCTTGTAATTTTGTGATGACAAATCATATTTATTTAAACAACTGTTAAATGTTTATATTCAAGCTTCTAACCATAttcactcagatgtattttctgCCCTTTTTTCCTTGACTCTCTATCATCCTCTGCCTCCGTATCGAAGTTAGACATATCAGGTGCCAGGGGTAGTTTTCTCATCATCTTGTCATACGATTCTGTAATTATTGAAGAACACTTTAATTAACAGCAGGGATCGAAATGCAATTTTTTTCAGGAGTGCCTTAAGGCACCCACACTGAAATTTAGGTGTGCCCTGAGACAGTGGAGTGTGCCCTctaaaattcaaacataataaAAGACTTAATCACACTATAGTGTTACTTTATTTcttagttgtgtgtgtgtgtgtgtgtgcttactTGAATATTAAAGTGTTCTCACTGGGTTACaggtaaacaacattgtcaACACTTGTGGTCACTGGTTACTGGCTAGTTGTAGCTGACACTGTTTTACTTTTAGTCAGTGCCATATGCAGGGGTCCATCTTCTTGGACCCTTCCCTCCTGTCATCCATCTTGCTATGGCTCCTCTTGGGTCAAAATCTTCAAGTGGGGTTTTACACTGGGCCACTGTCATAAGTTGTGAAAGTGTGGATGGTTTTAGTCTTGACCTCCAATCAGTCTTCACCCTGCTCATCATGGAGAAACCTCTCTCACACTCTGCAGAGGACACAGCTAGGACAAGAGAGATCTTTACTAGAGCCAGTATGTTGTTGTACCTGTTGTACATCTTGTCTTGCTTCAAAACTTTGGACCACAGATCTATGTAAGAACAGTCAGGGGTTCTTTTGAACAGATCAGCTGCTTCCATTAGAACATCTGGCATTTCATTCATGCATGATTCCCTTGTAATGTTTTTTGCCCTTAAATACTCTGAAAAGTGTTCAgtaattttgttgatttcttcCCTTCCAAAAGTACCAAATTCACTTCTATTTTCTGGCCAGGACACTGGTGTAAATATGCTGAAAGCCTCCATGACACCACTGTTTCCTTCAAACTCAGCAATTCGTGAATACAGTGCCTCTGCTGTGTTCTGTGAGAGGGCTCTCATTTCTGTCTTTACCCTCTTAATGACTGTAGCCTCAGTAGAAGAACCTCTCTTTTTCTTTTCCAGGGAAACAGTCCTGTACTGTCCATCTTCAAGTTCACTCATGAACTCTTCTGCCATCTTGTCAAAGTTGGTCTCAGTCAGTTTAACACATGCTGCATGCATTCGAACTGGGATCAGGTCAATGGAAGTGTCATTGTCCTGGAATGTGTCTGACAACAAAGCACACACAGCAAAGTAAAAGAGCATAATATGCATGAAGAGAACAAGTTCAAGTGACTGGAGACAATCCAAGATGTGTTTAGCTTTTGAAGCTGAATCCCCCTTGCTGTTGATGCTCACCTGAGTACAGTGGGTGTGAATAGCAACATAGTCTGTGTTTAGAGCCTGGAGTGCTCTATGCCTGTGCCCTGCCCACCTTGTGCCATATATGTTCACTGGTCTCACAACTTTAATTCCAAGGGCATCTCCGGTTTCCTGTAAGCCAGTCCAATTCAGTGGCGAATAATGGTAGAATTTATACACATCTTCCAGAAACTTTTCAAGGGTACTCAATAGGGACTTTTCCCAGCATTTTTCATAGCTAACTCTAACCTGTGTGCTACACATGGGATTGGTATCACATGTGGTACGTCATGCTTTAATTTTGCAGCTACCCCTCCCTTCCTACCCATCATAACAGGGGCTCCATCTGATGTGAAAGACACAACATTTTCCTTCCAGTCTGGATAATCTCCAGTTTCCGTCAAAGCTCTATCAATTGCTGTATATATCCCTGCTGCGTCAGCTTTCTCAACACCCCAAACACACAGATATTTGGTGACAGGTTTACACTCAACCTGATCAATGTATCTCAAATAAATTATTTCTTCTTCAATAACTGAACTATCAGTACTGCCGTCACATAGTATTGAAAAGCAGTTCCCTTTCACATGATCTTTCATCATATTGTCTGTAATATCTTGTGCAATGAACTTCACAAATGTTCTGGCTTGCTTGTCATTTGCATAGTTTGCCATAAGATCAACCTCAAAATTGACAGTCTGGAGTCTCAATAATTCAACAAACTCTGTAAATGGCATTTCACGCTTTGCTAGGTGAAAAACTGTTGTAAAAAGTTTACATAATTTAGATGCTTCCTTTTCATTGAGATTAACTATCCCCTTCTCAATTTCTGACTGGCCAGGCTTAATCTGTGAAGCATACTGAGCATTCAGTGCAAGTATGTGTTCATCATTTGCCACATGGGTTTCTAATTTACTAGTTCTAAATCCCCGTGAACCTGTCACAAAATGATTTGGTTTTCCATCCCTTCCAATAGAACGGCCAAATTCCAAACACACTTTACAAAATATCAAGTTCTTTTCCCTGTCACAAATGAGCCAATTCCTGTATTTCGGTAAAGGCCAATTCTGAGAAATGCCACGTGTATGCTTAGCATTATCGCCAGTCGTATCACATTTCGGCTAGATTAcactttaccgggcgcgcgCCGCTCGAGGATCAGCACACGCTAATCAGCAGTCCCAGCGTATCGCGCTATAATGAGTCTCATCGGTAGCGTTACTCCCGATTCTCATTATAACGCTCTCTTTCCGATCAAGCACGCACTCATGGGTCCTTAGGGTTAGGggacacccccaccccaccccccctgGGTCAAACACCCCCTCCTGGGGCCGGATTCACCAAACTTCTTAGAATTTTCTTAAAccttaagaattcttaaatCTGCTAAGAATTCTTAGTTTCCATAACAACCTCTACAATACTAAGAATTTTGCTTAAGTCGTATTCATCAAACCTCTTAGTGCTTAAGATTTTTTCTTAGACTAAGAACCATGCATAGGTAACTTAAGCCCTTAAGAAATTTCTTAAAGTAAACAAAGATGGCCGCCAATGCAAGCACCGATAGAAACAACATTTTAGAAAAATACACTGAAAAAGAATTGACACGAAGATTTCGTTTATCCAAAGATGGCATACAGTTTGTAGTAAGTTTGATTTCCAATGAAATTTCACCTCTGACACAAAGAAGCAATCCCTTATCGGCTACAGAAAAAGTTCTGTTGACGCTGCGATACTTGGCCACTGGGAAGATGCAGCTGTGTAATGCTGATCATATTGGAGTTTCACAGTCGTCAGTCAGTAGGGCCATTACACAAACAATAACTGCAGTGTCTGCTCCTGCCATAGTTCGACAGTTTATTTCGTTTCCTACCAGTCAAGCTGAAATACGAAGAAACCAACTAGGTTTCTATGGCATCGCTAATTTTCCCGGAGTGGTTGGGGTGATAGATGGCACCCACATTCAGATTCTGGCACCATCCCAGCACGAACCTGCTTATGTGAATAGGAAACAATACCACAGCATCAACACTCAGGTTATCTTTGACCACAGTTCGCAAATCATCGATGTTGTAGCGAAATGGCCCGGGTCCACTCATGACTCGCGCATACTGACCGAGAGCGGCGTTTGCGCTTTGTTTACACGCCATGTGATGCCTGCCGGCTGCCATTTGCTTGGGGACAGTGGATATCCATGTAGAGATTGGCTCCTCACACCTTATCTTCAACCACATCCCGGCTCTCAGACAGCATACAACAGGTAAACTAAACCTCGAAAACGACAGGACTTCCATCGGGTACTAGAatagagttatgccccctttcAAAAAAAACTATAAAAGTGTAACTTGGTTGCATTAAAAAAGTGAAGGTTTCTTTCCTGGAACAAATTACAATCCTCAATGATTAATTTacttcatgaatacaatgtacTTATTGAACTGATAGTACCCATTAATGAATATTTCAGGGCTAAATGGACTATTTATCAATGTTCATAAATATCATGTTATTCATTTATGTGACAATAAGAAATTACAAATATGCTGTTGCAGATTTTAAATTATTATTCACTGCATTTGATTTTCTGACAGAGCTCATAAAAGGACTCGAAGTGTAGTCGAGAGAGGGATTGGGCAGTTGAAACGCcgtttccatgttttgcatggTGAAGTTAGACTATCACCACAAAAAACATGCAAGGTAAATATGTgtacaaaaataataaatgtgGAGGGCAGTTATTCATCTGTGTAAACTCAGTGTTATTTTTAGTGAAACTATGCCTTAAGAATTACCTGTTTTGAAGATGTTATAAAGATGTTTACAAGTAGACAGAAATCTTTCATAATAATTacagttaaaaaaaatatttatgtttcaataaaattatttaaagcagttcttgcatgtgtgtgtgtttgtgaaagTGTGTGCACTTCCATGCCTGTGCATGTCTGTAAGTATTAAGATATATGTGTTACATATGTCTACATATACATGTTCTTAAATACTCCATTTATATCATTTTGCAATCATCAAGAAAGATTGTCTTCAATTGAACCATTCAGCAGCATGTGCTTATCAACTCAAGTTATGACCAAGGCAGCGGGTCGTGCTAAAGTGGGTTTATTCCACTGTGGCATTATTGAGAAcattttttaacaacaataaaatatacaatacatattttcacGCACATATAAGCACGtgtgcgcacacacacacacacacacacacacacacacacacacacacacacacacacacacacacacacacacacacacacacacacacacacacacacacacacacacacacacacacacacactgaagttACATCTAGCAATTAAcaattatgataataatattaaGTTAGTGCTTAAATATGATAGGTAGCttatgcattttcaaaattggtttttacttatataggtattagTGAATTGtcaatgataattaataacatGGATCATATGCATCTGAAGGAGACTCAAAGACAGTGATGTAACTAGTTCTATCTGTGTAAACTAGTTTTGGAGCGATTGAAGATAAATACCATGTTTTTATGCAATGTACAAAATCTAATGAAATTCGCCAAAAGTACCTGTCACAGCTGAATGCCATGCCTCATTGTGAACAAAGCAAGATAAATGTAATGCaatctgaagatacacaaatTATTAAATCAGTTGGCCTTTTTTTGCATAAcatgtttaatttaattttccCAACAGGTCATCACATCTTGTGCTGTGTTGCACAACATATGCAAGATGAGGAACATTCCCTTGCCTGATGGTGAATCGATGGAGCCAGACGAGGACGACCAGCCACAAACTCTTCCACCATTGTCTGGTCATAACCTCATTTACAGGGATCACTTTGCCAACACTCACTTCTAGTGTAAGACAAATTATCTGACATTGTCACCAACATGACAGTAACAGATTTAGTAGCAAATTAATATCACTGTAATTTAAATATCACTTAAAACTATAAGAATTAGTTTAAACTGAATGCATTAATAGAGAGaattttcataaatgaattCAAATGCACTTAAAAGAAATGACATCATACTTATTTAGATACATTTCAACTTTTAGGGGTGACTTGTAAAGTACACAACTGGAACAAGTAGACATTATGTTGGGATGAGTACCCAACATGTGAGGGATTATCAATCAATATCTACTTAAAGACAGGCATGAAGCCATTAAAATCTTAATAATCCAGGTAGTTTGAATTAAAATTGAAATATACAttcacataaaatatatttttgattatAAATGCTCAAGTCGTGAGTCCTGATTCATCCAGCAACTGTAACATAAGTAAATCAGATGAAGTATACCGGTAATTAGGAAGAGTTAATATCATAGATTTGTCAACTTTTAGAAAGTATTTGCAAGAACAATAACgtaacaaatatttttgtcagcTTCTACATATGGTACTGTTTTTATTCAGATTTGGTAAATGATTTTACGATTCACATCTCAGCCCCAATATTTAACCACAACAAACAACAGTTTTAACCATTACTTGACATATGTAGAAAAGATTGGCTCAAGTCAAATAACCTACTCTTATTGGTATGTACAGGTTATAAAAGCCATGATGGATTTAAAGGCTTGAGAAGGCAGAGCAGTCAGATCCTCAGACCATGGTATCATTGCAGCAAAGAGAGTAccataatatatgtaatatgaaaCAATAGGGGTGTCGCAATAAGTAAATGCATCGGAACAGTTTTATTGACAATTCAAAAAGTGATAATTGCTTGACTGTACCAATTCCTATTTTACAACTTCATCAAATCAAATTTTACACTATATGGATCTCCATCAAAATGTTAGTAGTAAAATTTTTCTAGACCGCTCCGATATATAGATGTAGCTAGAATTTTGTGACTATTTCAGATTGAATGAAAGTTTTCTGAAAACATATGCAAAACTATGATGACTGTCACAA
The window above is part of the Haliotis asinina isolate JCU_RB_2024 chromosome 1, JCU_Hal_asi_v2, whole genome shotgun sequence genome. Proteins encoded here:
- the LOC137294167 gene encoding putative nuclease HARBI1; amino-acid sequence: MAANASTDRNNILEKYTEKELTRRFRLSKDGIQFVVSLISNEISPLTQRSNPLSATEKVLLTLRYLATGKMQLCNADHIGVSQSSVSRAITQTITAVSAPAIVRQFISFPTSQAEIRRNQLGFYGIANFPGVVGVIDGTHIQILAPSQHEPAYVNRKQYHSINTQVIFDHSSQIIDVVAKWPGSTHDSRILTESGVCALFTRHVMPAGCHLLGDSGYPCRDWLLTPYLQPHPGSQTAYNRAHKRTRSVVERGIGQLKRRFHVLHGEVRLSPQKTCKVITSCAVLHNICKMRNIPLPDGESMEPDEDDQPQTLPPLSGHNLIYRDHFANTHF